ATATGCAGGCCTTCCGGGCTCCGAAGCCCTGGGATTACACTAACGGCATAGGCAATCCGGACCTGGGACCGGAAAAGATCGCTTCCTGGGAGGCCGCCGGCGGCTGGTCTTTCTCTCCCCACCTCCGGTTCGACGTCTCGGCCTACCACAACCGCCTTTCCAACCTCCTGGTCCGGGAGAGTCAAGGAGATCAATTCCGGTGGATCAACGCCGGCGCTTTAACGACCGACGGATGCGAAACCGGACTGGAATTCCGCCAGGGCCGGCTGAAGGCCTATCTCAACTACACCTACACCCGATCCATAAACGCCCTCGATGAGCAGGCGCCGGAAATCGCCCCCCACGGCGGCAACGCAGGGATTCTCTACGCCTTCACGCCGCGCTTCCGGATCAGCCTTCGCGGCCAATATCTCGGCCGGCGCAAGAACTCCAAGATCATCCCAACCACGGGGAACGATCGGATTGACGCCGCGCTCCTCCTTCACGCGGCCCTGACTCTTTCCCTTCCCTGGGGGATCGACTGTCAGCTCGTCGTCAACAATCTGCTGGACGCCGTCTACTATCACCCCTCCATCCTGCCGCCCAGCCGCTATCGTCAGCCCCAGCGCAGCATCCGGTTGTCCATGGGGTACGCGTTTTGAGGAGAGCGGCCTGGAACGGAGCCGGCGGAGGCCGCCCGCCGGTGAGGAGACGATCGCTCGCCCTCCGCCTCGCGACCGGCCTCGTCTTGTCCGGATGCCTCGCCGGCGGCGCTTTTGGTCAGGCCGTCGGCAACCCGCCCTCTTCCGAATACGACGTCAAAGCGGTCTTTCTCTACCATTTCACCCGGTACGTCGCATGGCCGGAGGACGCGCCCGCCGAGGCCGTCTCAATCGTCGTCTTCGGCGAGAGCGAAATCACGGCTCCGTTGCTGGAGATCGCCAAGAAAAAGACCGTCGGCCCGAAGCCGCTTCTCGTCCGGCAATGCCTCGATCCGACCCAGATAGGCCGCCCCCAGATCCTGTTCATCGCCAAATCCGAGACCGCCCGGCTGGCCCAGATTCTGAAAGAGACGGAAGGGAAGGATGTCCTCACCGTCGGCGAGGCGGCCGGTCTGGCTCGGGAGCAGGGCGTCGCCGTCAACTTCGTGCTGCGGGAAGAAGCCGTCAAGTTCGAGATCAGCGAAAAAGCCGTGAGCAAAACCCGGCTGAAGATCGGGTCGCAGCTCTTGAAGCTGGCCATCCTCGTCGACGCCCGGGAAGGGAAGATCCGGCCATGAAGTTCGAGGATCTGTCCATCAAGAAGAAGCTGATCCTTCTGCCGCTTCTGGTCGCCTTCGCCGTCTTGGCCCTGTCCGCAGGTTTCAATGTTATTAATGAAGCGCGCGCCTCCCGCGCGGCTATCCGGGCCAAGCTGACCTCCTTGGCCGACATGCTCGGCACCAACTGCACCTCGGCTTTGAATTTCCGCGATCCCGCGGACGCCGCCAAAACCCTTCGGTCCCTGGCCGCCGAAACCGCCGTGACCCGGGCCTGGATCTTGGACGGAACAGGCCTTGTCTTTGCGGAATACGGCAGGCCCGTTCTCGGGGGAACCCTCCCCCGGGCCGAGGCGGGCGACTTCGAGGCCAGGCGGGGCCGGACCTACACGCTGTCGCGCCGGATCGTCCAGGATAGCGAACGGCTTGGGACGATCGTTTTGCGCTACGACTTGGGCGAGGACCAAAAAAGATTGTTTCGCGGCTATCTCCTGGCCGGAGCGGCCTTGGCCGGAGGGATGGCGATCGCCTGGCTCCTGGCGATCCTGGCCCAACGAACCCTCTCGACCCCCATCCTTCGCCTGGTCGATGTCATCGGCCGCGTCTCCCGGACCAACGACCTATCGATCCGCATTCAAGAGCCCCGAAGGGACGAACTCGGCGTGCTCTACCGGGGCTTCAACGCCATGCTGGCCATGATCCAGAACCGGGAAAAGGATCGGGATCAGGCGGAGTCGGCGCTCCGCGAAAGCGAATCCAAGTACCGCACGCTGGTTGAGAACGCCAAGGACGGCATCGTCATCATCCAGGACGACCGCTTCGTCTTCGCCAACTCCAGTCTGGTGGCCATGTCCGAGAGCCCCTTGGAAGAGCTCATCGGAACGCCCTTCCTGCAACACGTCGCGGAGGAAGAGCGGGAGAAGCTGGCCTATTACTATTCCAACCGGCTGCGGGGCGTCGTTTCCGCCGCTATGTATGAGACGATCTTCGTCACCAAGACGGGCCTGCGCATCCACGCCGAGGTCAACGCCGCCGTGATCTCCTTCCGGGGCCGGCCGGCCGACCTGGTCATCATCCGGAACATCAATGAGCGGAAAAAGATCGAAGCGGAGATCAAAGCCCTCAACGAGAGTCTCGAGCGCCGGGTCGAGGAGCGGACCCGCGAGCTGGCGGCGGCCAACGAGCGCCTGATCGAGCTGGACCGCCTCAAGAGTCTATTCTTGGCCTCCATGAGCCACGAGCTGCGCACACCGCTCAATTCCATCCTGGGGTTCACCGGTCTGCTGTTGATGGGAATGTCGGGCGCCTTGTCCGACGAACAGACGCGGCAGCTGGCCATGGTCGAATCCAGCGCCAAACATCTTCTAGACCTGATCAACGAAATCCTGGACATCTCCAAGATCGAATCCGGCCGCGTGGATTTGGATATCGCGCCGTTCTCCGTCGCCGAGCTGACGGAGGAGACCGTCAAGGCGGTAATGCCCCTGGCCAAAGCCAAAGGCTTGGACGTGACGGCGAGCGTCCCCGCGGGCCTGGTCCTGCAGAGCGACCGGCGCCGGGTCAAGCAGGTGTTGATGAACCTGCTGGCCAACGCCGTCAAATTCAGCGAAACAGGCGACGTGCGCGTCGACGCCGGCGCCTCGCCGGACGAGCTCACGATCAGCGTCACCGACCGAGGGGTC
This portion of the Candidatus Aminicenantes bacterium genome encodes:
- a CDS encoding YfiR family protein, with amino-acid sequence MRRRSLALRLATGLVLSGCLAGGAFGQAVGNPPSSEYDVKAVFLYHFTRYVAWPEDAPAEAVSIVVFGESEITAPLLEIAKKKTVGPKPLLVRQCLDPTQIGRPQILFIAKSETARLAQILKETEGKDVLTVGEAAGLAREQGVAVNFVLREEAVKFEISEKAVSKTRLKIGSQLLKLAILVDAREGKIRP
- a CDS encoding ATP-binding protein gives rise to the protein MKFEDLSIKKKLILLPLLVAFAVLALSAGFNVINEARASRAAIRAKLTSLADMLGTNCTSALNFRDPADAAKTLRSLAAETAVTRAWILDGTGLVFAEYGRPVLGGTLPRAEAGDFEARRGRTYTLSRRIVQDSERLGTIVLRYDLGEDQKRLFRGYLLAGAALAGGMAIAWLLAILAQRTLSTPILRLVDVIGRVSRTNDLSIRIQEPRRDELGVLYRGFNAMLAMIQNREKDRDQAESALRESESKYRTLVENAKDGIVIIQDDRFVFANSSLVAMSESPLEELIGTPFLQHVAEEEREKLAYYYSNRLRGVVSAAMYETIFVTKTGLRIHAEVNAAVISFRGRPADLVIIRNINERKKIEAEIKALNESLERRVEERTRELAAANERLIELDRLKSLFLASMSHELRTPLNSILGFTGLLLMGMSGALSDEQTRQLAMVESSAKHLLDLINEILDISKIESGRVDLDIAPFSVAELTEETVKAVMPLAKAKGLDVTASVPAGLVLQSDRRRVKQVLMNLLANAVKFSETGDVRVDAGASPDELTISVTDRGVGIRPEDIGKLFNPFGQIDMSSTKRYEGTGLGLYLSKKILTMLGGSIGVKSEYGSGSIFTFSLPLHWKENPNADSTHH